The following are encoded in a window of Kaistia algarum genomic DNA:
- a CDS encoding ABC transporter ATP-binding protein yields the protein MADLLLRGIKKSYGNVKVLHGIDLDIKAGEFVVFVGPSGCGKSTLLRLIAGLEDITGGTLQIDGKVVNQLAPSKRGIAMVFQSYALYPHMTVYDNMAFGMKLAKGHSSDEVDKRVRSAADVLQITPYLDRLPKQLSGGQRQRVAIGRAIVRDPKVFLFDEPLSNLDAALRVATRIEINKLHESMPGVTMIYVTHDQVEAMTLADRIVVLNAGRVEQVGAPMELYHNPDNLFVARFLGSPSMNTMPCTIVSGGAEPVVKPDGCEPVTVRAVIPTSAAGSKGTFGVRPEDLEIATGDDVIFRGTIDIVEQLGEVTLIYVDVGAPEPIVAKIANDIAVARGEKVALTTERRHLHVFDESGKAYPRN from the coding sequence ATGGCGGATCTGCTGCTGCGCGGGATCAAGAAGTCCTACGGCAACGTCAAGGTACTGCACGGCATCGATCTCGACATCAAGGCGGGCGAGTTCGTCGTCTTCGTCGGGCCGTCGGGCTGCGGAAAATCGACTCTGCTGCGCCTGATCGCGGGGCTCGAGGACATTACGGGCGGCACGCTGCAGATCGACGGCAAGGTCGTGAACCAGTTGGCGCCGTCGAAGCGCGGCATCGCCATGGTGTTCCAGTCCTATGCGCTCTACCCGCATATGACGGTCTACGACAACATGGCCTTCGGCATGAAGCTCGCCAAAGGCCACAGCTCTGACGAGGTCGACAAGCGCGTACGCTCGGCCGCGGACGTCCTGCAGATCACGCCCTATCTCGACCGCCTGCCGAAACAGCTCTCCGGCGGGCAGCGCCAGCGCGTCGCGATCGGCCGCGCCATCGTGAGGGATCCGAAGGTCTTTCTGTTCGACGAGCCGCTCTCCAATCTCGACGCGGCGCTGCGCGTGGCCACCCGCATCGAGATCAACAAGCTGCACGAGAGCATGCCGGGCGTGACGATGATCTATGTCACGCATGACCAAGTCGAGGCGATGACCCTCGCCGATCGCATCGTCGTGCTGAATGCCGGCCGCGTCGAGCAGGTCGGGGCGCCGATGGAACTCTATCACAACCCGGACAATCTGTTCGTGGCGCGCTTCCTCGGTTCGCCCTCGATGAACACCATGCCCTGCACGATCGTCTCGGGCGGCGCGGAACCGGTCGTCAAGCCGGATGGCTGCGAGCCCGTCACGGTCCGCGCCGTGATCCCGACGAGCGCCGCAGGCTCGAAGGGCACTTTCGGCGTCCGTCCTGAGGATCTGGAGATTGCCACGGGCGACGACGTGATCTTCCGCGGCACCATCGACATCGTCGAACAGCTCGGCGAGGTCACGCTGATCTATGTCGATGTCGGCGCGCCCGAGCCGATCGTGGCCAAGATCGCCAACGACATCGCCGTCGCCAGAGGCGAGAAGGTGGCCCTGACGACCGAGCGCCGCCATCTCCACGTCTTCGACGAGAGCGGCAAGGCCTATCCGCGGAACTGA
- a CDS encoding VOC family protein — MAIIGLDHVQIAMPCGREAEARAFYGAVLGLAEIAKPEELARRGGVWFEVGDRQLHLGVEADFRPARKAHPAFRVADLDAIRASLTSAGYQLIEDDALPGYDRCYVSDPFGNRLEFLEPAEISG; from the coding sequence ATGGCGATCATTGGTCTGGACCACGTCCAGATCGCTATGCCTTGCGGTCGTGAGGCCGAGGCGCGCGCTTTCTATGGCGCCGTCCTCGGTCTCGCCGAGATCGCCAAGCCAGAGGAACTCGCCAGGCGCGGCGGCGTATGGTTCGAGGTGGGGGACCGCCAGCTGCATCTCGGCGTTGAGGCGGATTTCAGGCCCGCCCGCAAGGCGCATCCCGCCTTCCGCGTTGCCGATCTCGACGCAATACGCGCCAGCCTGACAAGCGCCGGCTACCAGCTGATCGAGGACGACGCGCTCCCCGGCTATGACCGCTGCTATGTCAGCGACCCGTTCGGCAACCGGCTCGAATTTCTGGAGCCGGCGGAAATCAGCGGCTGA
- a CDS encoding DUF1269 domain-containing protein — protein MSDLVVIVYPTIEKAEAVRTELLELQKEYLITLDDAVIATKTDDGKIKLHQMVNTTAAGAASGSFWGLLVGMIFLMPVVGVAIGAASGALGGLLADFGINDKFMKDLAGSIQPGNAALFVLIRSMTGDKVLEHMKGTGGVVLKTSLDNEKETALREAISGPAA, from the coding sequence ATGTCCGATCTCGTCGTCATCGTCTATCCGACGATCGAAAAAGCCGAAGCGGTTCGTACCGAGCTGCTCGAGCTGCAGAAGGAATATCTGATCACCCTCGATGACGCGGTGATCGCGACCAAGACGGATGACGGCAAGATCAAGCTGCACCAGATGGTCAACACCACGGCAGCCGGCGCCGCGTCGGGCTCGTTCTGGGGCCTGCTGGTCGGCATGATTTTCCTGATGCCCGTCGTCGGCGTCGCCATCGGCGCGGCTTCCGGCGCGCTCGGCGGCCTGCTGGCCGATTTCGGCATCAACGACAAGTTCATGAAGGACCTCGCCGGTTCGATCCAGCCGGGCAACGCCGCCCTCTTCGTACTGATCCGCTCGATGACCGGCGACAAGGTGCTGGAGCACATGAAGGGCACCGGCGGCGTCGTGCTGAAGACCTCGCTCGACAACGAGAAGGAAACCGCGCTCCGCGAAGCGATTTCCGGCCCGGCTGCCTGA
- a CDS encoding ABC transporter permease, which yields MNGGGRFSPARIGALMIKEFIQLRRDRLTFAMILVIPVLQLVLFGYAINTDPKQLPAVITSADNGPAIRSVVAGLASSRYFAIRPGFASEAEADEMMRSGGVAYVISFPPDFERDLVRGFRPQILVEADATDPSASANALGALPQIVDKALAVYLKGPMAGTAPTASPIDLVLHRRFNPEGITAYNIVPGLLGTILTMTTILMTALALTRERERGTLENLMAMPATPLEIMIGKIVPYIGIGCLQVAVILLCANVLFRVPMMGSMALLVAITFLFIAANVTLGYTFSTIAKTQMQAMQMTFFWFLPSILLSGFMFPFRGMPDWAQVIGSILPLTHYIRSVRGIMLKGSGIPELTGEIWPLVAFWLGVAAIALLRYRRTLD from the coding sequence ATGAACGGCGGTGGCCGTTTCTCGCCGGCGCGCATCGGGGCGCTGATGATCAAGGAATTCATCCAGCTCCGACGCGACCGCCTGACCTTCGCGATGATCCTGGTGATCCCGGTGCTGCAGCTCGTGCTGTTCGGCTATGCGATCAACACCGACCCGAAGCAGCTACCGGCGGTGATCACCTCCGCCGATAACGGCCCCGCCATCCGTTCGGTCGTGGCCGGCCTCGCCAGCTCGCGCTATTTCGCGATCCGCCCCGGCTTTGCCAGCGAGGCGGAAGCCGACGAAATGATGCGCAGCGGCGGCGTCGCCTATGTCATTTCATTCCCGCCGGATTTCGAACGCGACCTCGTCCGCGGCTTCCGTCCGCAGATCCTGGTCGAGGCTGATGCGACCGACCCTTCCGCCTCGGCCAATGCGCTGGGCGCGCTGCCGCAGATCGTCGACAAGGCGCTCGCCGTCTATCTGAAAGGTCCGATGGCGGGTACGGCGCCCACGGCCTCGCCGATCGATCTCGTGCTGCATCGCCGATTCAATCCGGAAGGCATCACGGCCTACAATATCGTGCCGGGCCTGCTCGGCACGATCCTGACCATGACGACCATCCTGATGACGGCGCTGGCGCTGACGCGCGAGCGCGAGCGCGGCACGCTCGAAAACCTGATGGCGATGCCGGCGACGCCGCTCGAGATCATGATCGGCAAGATCGTGCCCTATATCGGCATCGGCTGCCTTCAGGTCGCGGTGATCCTCCTCTGCGCCAATGTTCTCTTCCGCGTGCCGATGATGGGGTCGATGGCCCTGCTGGTGGCCATCACCTTCCTGTTCATCGCGGCGAATGTGACGCTGGGCTACACGTTCTCGACCATCGCCAAGACGCAGATGCAGGCCATGCAGATGACCTTCTTCTGGTTCCTGCCCTCGATCCTGCTTTCCGGCTTCATGTTCCCGTTCCGCGGCATGCCCGACTGGGCGCAGGTCATCGGTTCGATCCTGCCGCTCACCCACTACATCCGCTCGGTGCGCGGCATCATGCTGAAAGGCAGCGGCATCCCTGAACTGACAGGCGAAATCTGGCCCCTGGTTGCCTTCTGGCTGGGCGTCGCGGCGATCGCGCTGCTGCGATACCGGCGGACGCTGGATTGA
- a CDS encoding ABC transporter ATP-binding protein: MADTASDRVISIEGLTKSFGGRKVVDDVALEVRRGEIVGFLGPNGSGKTTTIRMICGLLRPDAGSGTCLGLDIRTDSARIKREVGYMTQRFSLYDDLTIRENLDFVARIYDLPARREVVAETLDRLGLTRRRNQLAGSLSGGWKQRLALAASVMHRPQLLLLDEPTAGVDPQARREFWDEIHRLAAEGLTVLVSTHYMDEAERCHRIIYIAYGRVVARGTVPEVIAASHLTTMIVTGGDTLRLADALKDQDGVEQVAPFGNELHVVGSNADALRRAVDAVVAQSGGGATARSGETSLEDVFIRLMQQAQIEDRASKDGAS, translated from the coding sequence GTGGCGGATACGGCCTCGGACCGGGTAATCTCGATCGAGGGCCTCACCAAGAGTTTCGGCGGCCGCAAGGTCGTCGATGATGTCGCGCTGGAGGTTCGGCGCGGTGAGATCGTCGGCTTTCTCGGCCCGAACGGCTCCGGCAAGACGACGACGATCCGGATGATCTGCGGTCTGCTCCGGCCCGATGCCGGCAGCGGCACCTGCCTTGGCCTCGACATCCGAACCGACTCGGCCCGGATCAAGCGCGAGGTCGGCTACATGACGCAGCGCTTCTCGCTCTATGACGATCTCACCATCCGCGAAAATCTCGATTTCGTCGCCCGTATTTACGATCTGCCAGCGCGGCGGGAGGTGGTGGCCGAGACGCTGGATCGCCTTGGCCTCACCCGTCGCCGCAACCAGCTTGCCGGCTCGCTATCCGGCGGCTGGAAACAGCGCCTGGCGCTCGCCGCCTCGGTAATGCATCGCCCGCAATTGCTGTTGCTCGACGAGCCCACGGCGGGCGTCGATCCGCAGGCCCGGCGCGAGTTTTGGGACGAGATCCATCGCCTCGCCGCCGAGGGCCTGACCGTCCTGGTCTCGACCCACTACATGGACGAGGCCGAGCGCTGCCACCGCATCATTTATATCGCCTATGGAAGGGTGGTCGCGCGCGGCACGGTTCCGGAGGTGATTGCCGCCTCGCACCTGACCACCATGATCGTCACGGGCGGCGACACATTGAGGCTCGCCGACGCGCTGAAGGACCAGGATGGCGTCGAGCAGGTGGCCCCGTTCGGCAACGAGCTCCATGTCGTCGGCTCCAACGCCGATGCCCTCCGCCGCGCCGTCGATGCTGTCGTCGCGCAGTCGGGCGGCGGAGCGACGGCGCGAAGCGGCGAGACCAGTCTCGAAGACGTGTTCATCCGCCTGATGCAGCAGGCGCAGATCGAGGATCGCGCATCGAAGGACGGTGCCTCATGA
- a CDS encoding HlyD family secretion protein: MSRLAAAVLVRCAAMALPLLVAACSSGSKLPSAQGYVEGEFVRIAPEAAGRLVRLDVVKGAAIPAGAVLFALDDRDEQAALVEAEAQKSAAEAQLADLQTGKRAEEILVLDAQRAEAEATLDAAKKSYARNLTLTDKAVSSTAALDQAKADLDTATARVDAARHSRSVAELPARPDAIRAAEENVAALTAAVDVARIRLERRQRAAPAAGRIDDTYFRIGEMVPAGQPVVSLLPDSGRKIIFFVPEPNRASVHPGERVAIACDGCAAGLSAIVTSIASEAEFAPPVIYSTQSRAKLVFRVEARPEGAAASLEPGQPVDVTLAAE, translated from the coding sequence ATGAGCCGGCTCGCCGCGGCGGTGCTGGTGCGCTGCGCGGCGATGGCGCTGCCGCTCCTCGTGGCCGCTTGCTCGTCCGGCTCGAAGCTGCCGAGCGCGCAAGGCTACGTTGAAGGAGAGTTCGTCCGGATCGCCCCCGAAGCGGCCGGACGGCTCGTCCGCCTCGATGTTGTGAAGGGCGCGGCGATTCCGGCAGGCGCGGTCCTTTTCGCCCTCGACGACCGCGACGAACAGGCCGCCTTGGTCGAAGCAGAGGCGCAGAAATCGGCCGCCGAAGCACAGCTTGCCGATCTCCAGACCGGCAAGCGAGCGGAGGAAATCCTGGTCCTCGACGCGCAGCGCGCCGAGGCCGAGGCGACGCTTGATGCCGCGAAAAAGTCCTATGCCCGGAACCTCACTCTCACCGACAAGGCGGTTTCCTCCACCGCAGCGCTCGATCAGGCCAAGGCCGATCTGGACACGGCAACGGCACGGGTCGACGCCGCCAGGCACAGCCGGAGCGTCGCCGAACTGCCGGCGCGGCCGGACGCGATCCGCGCGGCGGAGGAGAATGTCGCAGCGCTGACGGCGGCCGTCGACGTCGCCCGCATCCGGCTGGAGCGCCGGCAGCGAGCCGCCCCGGCCGCCGGGCGCATCGACGACACCTATTTTCGCATTGGCGAGATGGTCCCGGCCGGCCAGCCGGTCGTTTCGCTGCTGCCCGATAGCGGCCGCAAGATCATCTTCTTCGTTCCCGAGCCAAACCGCGCGTCCGTCCATCCGGGCGAGCGCGTCGCCATCGCCTGCGATGGCTGCGCGGCGGGCCTTTCGGCGATTGTCACCAGCATCGCCTCGGAGGCCGAATTCGCGCCGCCCGTGATCTATTCGACGCAGAGCCGCGCCAAGCTGGTCTTCCGGGTCGAGGCGCGGCCGGAGGGCGCGGCGGCGTCGCTGGAGCCCGGTCAGCCGGTCGACGTCACCTTGGCGGCGGAGTAG
- a CDS encoding CerR family C-terminal domain-containing protein, whose translation MSIDYSFGTPAVAGVPRGSRHYRRAQQDRGAETRERLIMAALDAFGRYGFEGSSTREIARGADANLAAIVYHFGSKEALHLAVAEHVVTQMRKRSGTLLVDIDARLDAGDMQKPEARQWLQRLTEDHVEKMVGDKEAELWGRFLMREQMEPSPVFDITFAYMTQAHRTMNRLIALLLDQEADDPIVAIRTFMLMGEVVIFCIAQPLVLRLLAKSAFGASDRSMIKRIASENIDRILGTPLAGGVTG comes from the coding sequence ATGTCAATCGATTACAGCTTCGGCACGCCCGCTGTCGCCGGCGTGCCTCGCGGCTCCCGCCATTATCGCCGGGCTCAGCAGGACAGGGGCGCGGAAACGCGCGAGCGGCTGATCATGGCCGCGCTCGATGCCTTCGGACGCTATGGCTTCGAAGGGTCGTCAACGCGCGAGATCGCCCGCGGCGCCGATGCCAATCTCGCCGCGATCGTCTATCATTTCGGCAGCAAGGAAGCTCTGCATCTCGCCGTCGCGGAGCACGTCGTCACCCAGATGCGCAAGCGGTCGGGAACGCTGCTTGTCGACATCGATGCGCGTCTCGATGCGGGCGATATGCAGAAGCCGGAGGCGCGGCAATGGCTCCAGCGCTTGACGGAGGACCATGTCGAGAAGATGGTCGGCGACAAGGAAGCGGAGCTCTGGGGTCGGTTCCTCATGCGCGAGCAGATGGAGCCGTCCCCGGTCTTCGACATCACCTTCGCCTACATGACGCAGGCGCACCGAACCATGAATCGTCTGATTGCCTTGCTGCTGGATCAGGAGGCCGACGATCCGATCGTGGCGATCCGGACGTTCATGCTGATGGGGGAGGTCGTGATCTTCTGCATTGCCCAGCCCCTCGTCCTGCGCTTGCTGGCCAAGAGCGCCTTTGGAGCAAGCGACAGGTCGATGATCAAGCGCATCGCCTCGGAGAACATAGACCGGATCCTCGGGACTCCGCTCGCGGGTGGCGTCACCGGATGA
- a CDS encoding DUF4126 domain-containing protein: MIYLLAVLIGIIAGLRAMTAPAAVSWGVFLTWFAVGGWAGFMGHWIAVAVFTVLALVELVTDQLPSTPSRKVPPQFGARIVSGAFCGAVIASATGSLIGGLIAGAIGAVIGTLGGADLRGRLAASFGSDRPAALIEDAVAIIGGFAIVAAVA, encoded by the coding sequence ATGATCTATCTTCTGGCGGTTCTGATCGGCATCATCGCGGGACTTCGGGCCATGACCGCTCCGGCGGCGGTGAGCTGGGGGGTTTTCCTGACCTGGTTCGCCGTTGGCGGCTGGGCCGGCTTCATGGGCCATTGGATTGCGGTTGCGGTGTTCACCGTTCTAGCCCTCGTCGAACTCGTCACCGATCAGTTGCCTTCGACGCCGAGCCGCAAGGTTCCGCCCCAGTTCGGCGCAAGGATCGTTTCCGGCGCCTTTTGCGGCGCGGTGATCGCCTCGGCCACGGGCTCGCTGATCGGCGGGCTGATCGCCGGCGCGATCGGAGCGGTGATCGGGACACTGGGCGGCGCGGATCTGCGCGGCCGCCTGGCAGCGTCCTTCGGCAGCGATCGGCCGGCCGCCCTCATCGAGGATGCGGTGGCGATTATCGGCGGCTTTGCGATCGTCGCTGCCGTCGCATGA
- a CDS encoding FAD-containing oxidoreductase has protein sequence MTKRFDAIIIGAGQAGPPLAGRLSAAGMKVAVVERKLFGGTCVNTGCTPTKTLVASAYAAHLARRAADFGVSAGPVTIDMKKVMARKDEIVGKSRHGIEDWLGGMEGCTVFRGHAMFESPTTVRVGDDVLEAPRIFLNVGGRASVPPMPGIDKVKVLTNTTLLELEELPSHLVVVGGSYIGLEFGQMFARFGSKVTIVEKGPRLVGREDEDVSKAVEDILTGEGIALRLNAECIHFSPHADGIAVGVDCTSGDREVVGSHVLLAVGRRPNTDDLGLDKAGVTVDARGFIVVDDELRTNVPGIWAMGDCNGRGAFTHTSYNDFEIVAANLLDDDPRCVSDRTECYALYIDPPLGRVGMTEKAVRASGRKALIGTRPMSRVSRATEKGDTRGFIKILVDAESHQFLGASILGIGGDEVVHGILDLIYAKAPSTVLQRSVAIHPNVSELLPTVVGELRPLT, from the coding sequence ATGACGAAGCGCTTCGATGCCATCATCATCGGCGCCGGTCAGGCCGGGCCGCCGCTGGCCGGACGCCTCTCCGCCGCCGGCATGAAGGTCGCCGTCGTCGAGCGCAAGCTCTTCGGCGGCACCTGCGTCAATACGGGCTGCACGCCGACCAAGACGCTGGTCGCCAGCGCCTATGCCGCCCACTTGGCTCGCCGCGCCGCCGATTTCGGCGTCAGCGCCGGTCCCGTCACCATCGACATGAAGAAGGTGATGGCCCGCAAGGACGAAATCGTCGGCAAATCGCGCCACGGCATCGAGGACTGGCTTGGCGGCATGGAGGGCTGCACGGTCTTTCGCGGCCATGCGATGTTCGAATCGCCCACCACGGTCCGCGTCGGCGACGATGTCCTCGAAGCGCCGCGCATCTTCCTGAATGTTGGCGGCCGCGCCTCCGTCCCGCCGATGCCGGGGATCGACAAGGTCAAGGTGCTGACCAATACGACGCTGCTCGAGCTGGAGGAGCTTCCCAGCCATCTCGTCGTCGTCGGCGGCAGCTATATCGGGCTCGAATTCGGCCAGATGTTCGCCCGCTTCGGCTCGAAGGTGACCATCGTCGAGAAGGGGCCGCGCCTGGTCGGCCGCGAGGACGAGGACGTCTCGAAAGCGGTGGAGGATATCCTTACCGGCGAGGGCATCGCGCTGCGCCTCAATGCCGAGTGCATCCATTTCTCGCCTCATGCGGACGGGATTGCGGTCGGCGTAGACTGCACGTCCGGTGACCGCGAGGTCGTCGGCTCGCATGTGCTGCTCGCCGTCGGCAGGCGGCCGAACACTGACGATCTGGGGCTCGACAAGGCCGGCGTCACGGTAGATGCGCGCGGTTTCATCGTCGTCGACGATGAGCTCCGCACCAATGTTCCCGGCATCTGGGCAATGGGCGACTGCAATGGCCGCGGCGCCTTTACCCATACCTCCTATAACGATTTCGAAATCGTGGCGGCCAATCTCCTGGACGACGATCCGCGCTGCGTCAGCGACCGTACCGAATGCTACGCGCTCTATATCGATCCGCCCCTGGGCCGCGTCGGCATGACCGAAAAGGCCGTTCGCGCCTCCGGCCGCAAGGCGTTGATCGGAACGCGGCCGATGAGCCGTGTCTCGCGCGCCACCGAAAAGGGCGACACGCGGGGCTTCATCAAGATTCTGGTCGATGCGGAATCACACCAGTTCCTGGGCGCCTCGATCCTCGGCATTGGCGGCGACGAGGTGGTGCACGGCATTCTCGACCTGATCTATGCCAAAGCACCGTCCACGGTGCTGCAGCGCTCGGTCGCGATCCATCCAAATGTCTCGGAACTGCTGCCGACCGTCGTCGGCGAGCTTCGGCCGCTGACGTGA